A part of Arachis hypogaea cultivar Tifrunner chromosome 12, arahy.Tifrunner.gnm2.J5K5, whole genome shotgun sequence genomic DNA contains:
- the LOC112730201 gene encoding protein FAR1-RELATED SEQUENCE 5-like, whose product MANEEIRRMNDMRDAGIFTTQIYMHFAEQSGGFENVRFRRKDMYNQIEKQRQLMESDVTETLKYLKKRKKLDPKFYWSYEVDNNGVFRHLIWMDGKSRVDFEVFGDVMAFDATYKKNKYKFPLVVFSGVNHHLQTLVFGSAIVADEGEGTYIWLLQRFVEAMNGKRPDAVITDGAKAMKLAIEKVFPDAHHRLYGWHLLRNATANVSNPKFTQQFRKCMLGDYEIDEFEERWASMVDSFGVKDMEWVETTYGIKDMWATAHMRGKFFAGLRTTSRCEALHSQVARFVKSGYSIKEFLHHFRRWMGLLRNNEVEADYYTSYGFPIMQTQVHALERSGETVYTREMFYLFRSLLLKASSVIIVDWRETSCSVNYDVRKYYKLTRKWVVSYWPGSSEFRCSCKRMESFGIPCVHILRLLIYLQITELPESLILKRWTIKAKEAHIRLEQWGLLVGDGSYESRIAAMNDELEGLPFAAYGDLGDFKDVMEWVRNKKAELFAKHEKNREGSSNSAGEKFKTRTDATSKEAGDKKKK is encoded by the coding sequence ATGGCTAATGAAGAAATTCGAAGAATGAACGACATGAGAGATGCTGGAATTTTCACAACCCAAATCTATATGCATTTTGCTGAGCAATCTGGTGGTTTTGAGAATGTTAGATTTCGAAGAAAAGACATGTACAACCAAATAGAAAAGCAAAGGCAATTGATGGAAAGTGATGTGACCGAAACGTTGAAGTACTTAAAGAAGCGGAAGAAATTAGATCCAAAGTTTTACTGGAGCTACGAGGTGGATAACAATGGTGTGTTTCGGCACCTAATCTGGATGGACGGGAAGAGCCGTGTTGACTTTGAAGTATTTGGTGATGTTATGGCCTTTGATGCAACTTACAAGAAAAACAAGTACAAGTTTCCATTGGTAGTTTTCTCAGGAGTGAACCATCACCTTCAAACACTAGTTTTTGGTAGTGCAATTGTGGCTGATGAAGGAGAAGGAACTTACATATGGCTATTACAAAGATTCGTGGAAGCAATGAATGGTAAACGACCAGATGCTGTGATAACTGATGGTGCCAAGGCTATGAAGCTTGCAATTGAAAAGGTCTTTCCAGATGCACACCATAGGTTGTACGGATGGCATTTGTTAAGAAATGCCACAGCCAATGTCTCCAATCCCAAGTTTACCCAACAATTCAGGAAATGCATGCTTGGCGATTatgagattgatgagtttgaggAGAGGTGGGCGTCAATGGTTGATAGTTTTGGGGTTAAGGACATGGAGTGGGTTGAGACCACTTATGGGATTAAAGATATGTGGGCTACAGCACATATGAGAGGCAAGTTCTTTGCCGGGTTGAGAACTACATCGAGGTGTGAGGCACTACATTCGCAAGTTGCTAGGTTTGTAAAATCTGGCTATAGCATTAAGGAATTCCTCCATCACTTCCGCCGGTGGATGGGTTTGTTGCGGAATAATGAGGTTGAGGCTGACTATTACACCTCATACGGGTTTCCGATAATGCAAACACAGGTGCATGCATTGGAGCGATCAGGAGAAACTGTTTATACAAGGGAGATGTTCTACTTGTTTCGATCATTATTGTTGAAAGCGTCAAGTGTGATAATAGTTGATTGGCGAGAGACTTCATGTAGTGTGAACTATGATGTACGAAAATATTATAAGTTAACACGAAAATGGGTTGTATCTTATTGGCCTGGCAGCAGTGAGTTTAGGTGTTCATGTAAACGAATGGAGTCATTTGGCATTCCATGTGTTCATATCCTTCGTCTGTTGATATATCTTCAAATTACAGAATTACCTGAGTCACTGATATTGAAGCGGTGGACCATAAAAGCAAAAGAGGCACATATAAGGTTGGAGCAGTGGGGATTATTAGTTGGAGATGGAAGTTATGAGAGTAGGATTGCTGCTATGAATGATGAGCTAGAGGGCTTGCCATTTGCTGCTTACGGAGATTTAGGTGATTTTAAGGATGTTATGGAGTGGGTTAGAAACAAAAAGGCTGAATTATTTGCCAAACATGAAAAGAATAGAGAAGGAAGTTCTAATAGTGCGGGTGAGAAATTCAAAACACGGACGGATGCTACTTCAAAAGAAGCTGgggacaaaaagaaaaagtga
- the LOC112727630 gene encoding uncharacterized protein, whose product MSSLGTSKGILEIAKFGVYVTVPIVLMYTFANNTKNLQKFMGNKSYIEYPPEAPRPPSPEELREKARELARKRNNP is encoded by the exons ATGTCATCTCTCGGCACGTCCAAGGGGATTCTTGAGATTGCTAAGTTTGGGGTGTATGTCACTGTCCCCATTGTTCTTATGTATACTTTCGCCAACAATACCAAGAACCTTCAAAAATTCATGGGAAAT AAATCATACATCGAATATCCCCCGGAGGCACCAAGGCCGCCATCACCAGAGGAACTTAGGGAGAAGGCTCGCGAGCTGGCTCGTAAAAGGAATAATCCATGA
- the LOC112727631 gene encoding probable caffeoyl-CoA O-methyltransferase At4g26220: protein MASKGLLQTEELYKYILESSVFPREPEPLKELRDVTANHPRKLMATALDAGQIITMLLQLVNAKKTIEIGVFTGYSLLLTALSIPEDGKITAIDIDRDAYEIGLPIIKKAGVEHKINFVESEALPVLDQLLTDHENEGSYDYAFVDADKVNYWNYHERLLKLLKVGGIVVYDNTLWGGSVAKNENETPEFYRPGRHLTIEFNKQIAADSRVQISLAPFGDGITICKRIM from the exons ATGGCATCAAAGGGTTTATTGCAAACTGAAGAGTTGTACAAG TATATTTTGGAATCTAGTGTCTTCCCACGTGAGCCAGAGCCTCTCAAGGAGTTAAGGGATGTAACTGCTAATCATCCAAG GAAATTAATGGCTACAGCACTGGATGCAGGTCAGATCATTACCATGCTTCTACAACTAGTAAATGCTAAGAAGACTATTGAGATCGGAGTCTTCACCGGATACTCCCTTCTACTGACAGCGCTTTCGATTCCTGAGGACGGGAAG ATAACCGCTATCGATATAGATCGAGATGCATATGAAATCGGATTACCGATAATTAAGAAAGCCGGCGTCGAGCACAAGATTAACTTTGTGGAGTCCGAGGCTTTGCCGGTTCTAGATCAGCTCTTGACTGAT CATGAGAATGAAGGGAGTTATGACTATGCATTTGTTGATGCTGACAAAGTTAACTATTGGAATTACCATGAGAGGCTATTGAAGTTGTTGAAGGTTGGTGGGATAGTAGTCTATGATAACACTCTCTGGGGAGGCTCTGTTGCAAAGAATGAAAATGAGACTCCGGAATTCTACAGACCTGGCAGGCATCTGACAATCGAATTCAACAAACAAATTGCAGCCGATTCTCGAGTCCAGATTTCGCTTGCTCCATTTGGGGACGGCATCACCATATGCAAGCGTATCATGTGA